A genomic window from Planococcus rifietoensis includes:
- a CDS encoding HIRAN domain-containing protein has product MFTVIIIIIILVVVFGGASGSASSSQNGSSNSHGNPTSNKNTTATSGEGTRKVKNTVSPTAEKSKSKVIKTFKECPKCASRNLIENLNSSSTCNKCNWRLFESYNSNVANGEKQVKSSPHSKSVKSVTDVNAPIIVRLAGVTYEGRQEILSEMRMTDKIKMKREKYNNYDENAIAVYNINDQNIGWIPKDIATALAPNIDAGEKYKIEINKIHGGNGYNYGVEVLINKMDNTLKSYQTHKHSSKSAKTFSENINSKPANKLFQKPEYIYLDSILTKSANQESLKEVHNVLADFIKYRDKTLPKLDRKNIEHLVIADLESLFDNTIMLAAGTESNFIHRHYKAILVQLSFQLGFLIHRLLPGSTYASYAQSKMSWLSTMDVRLETKALQPFFYENVVVSGNSPTIADTTVSDQIYFWDIEEINYVLSNLTDLGFEFKKFIKQY; this is encoded by the coding sequence ATGTTCACAGTTATAATAATTATCATTATTTTAGTAGTGGTATTTGGAGGGGCAAGTGGAAGTGCGAGTTCGAGTCAAAATGGTTCGTCTAATTCACATGGAAACCCTACTTCTAATAAAAATACTACAGCTACTTCAGGAGAAGGCACAAGAAAAGTGAAAAATACGGTCTCTCCTACCGCAGAAAAATCTAAATCAAAAGTTATCAAAACCTTTAAAGAATGCCCGAAGTGTGCATCAAGGAACTTAATTGAAAATCTCAATAGCTCAAGTACTTGTAATAAGTGCAATTGGAGATTGTTTGAAAGTTATAATTCAAACGTAGCCAATGGGGAGAAACAAGTTAAAAGTTCTCCACACTCAAAAAGTGTTAAATCTGTAACTGATGTAAACGCCCCTATAATTGTAAGGCTTGCTGGAGTTACATACGAAGGCAGACAAGAAATTTTATCTGAAATGCGTATGACTGACAAAATTAAAATGAAAAGAGAAAAATACAACAACTACGATGAAAATGCGATTGCTGTCTATAATATTAATGACCAGAATATAGGATGGATTCCAAAGGATATAGCTACCGCTTTAGCACCAAATATTGACGCAGGGGAAAAATATAAAATCGAAATTAATAAAATTCATGGAGGTAATGGCTATAACTATGGCGTTGAAGTTCTTATTAATAAGATGGACAACACGTTGAAATCCTATCAAACACACAAACATAGTTCTAAGTCTGCTAAGACTTTCAGCGAAAATATTAACTCTAAACCAGCTAATAAGCTATTTCAAAAACCCGAATACATTTATTTGGATTCGATTTTAACAAAATCAGCGAATCAAGAATCTTTAAAAGAAGTTCACAATGTCTTAGCAGACTTTATTAAATATAGAGATAAAACTCTACCTAAGTTAGACAGGAAAAACATTGAGCATTTAGTGATTGCTGATTTGGAATCTCTATTTGATAATACAATAATGCTGGCAGCCGGAACTGAATCCAATTTTATTCATAGACATTATAAAGCAATTTTAGTACAACTTTCTTTTCAGTTAGGATTTTTAATTCACAGACTTCTACCGGGTAGCACGTATGCAAGTTATGCACAAAGTAAAATGAGTTGGTTGAGCACCATGGATGTTCGTCTTGAGACCAAAGCATTACAACCATTTTTTTATGAAAACGTAGTAGTTTCAGGGAACTCTCCGACAATTGCTGATACAACTGTAAGTGATCAAATTTACTTTTGGGATATTGAAGAAATCAATTATGTGCTGTCCAACTTAACTGACTTAGGATTTGAGTTTAAAAAGTTTATTAAACAATATTGA
- a CDS encoding glycosyltransferase family 4 protein, with translation MNEFIEFRNRVYDKESNYNYPLQFLDEYINNSKAINSDEQRVVEQIRTIKQLELDKQLGEHEVDELLSFLGEHPTTDRFIADAILHLFHDDNKQLIERKIKDLLVNQQYDSQKLYHVLDICIECGLDMLSDDDILVMLEKYELDVEIVSILLDFIDRFNRQEFKDAIYKILAMDYPDGIKIQGINALMNLYPTETIDQSFMEEHVRNKKNQVFIDSYMDFLKKDFTFEKPGISILQSMFYGDFEDSGKGNNGGLAVLLKGLGEEISKDSRIAHVFTITITQELNKPFISSHGDKHVFIRLPIYLDQSRSDKFIKRELFIKRQIASYLKRSAIKPDVFHIRFLDNASKAVAHLSEELNGKLVFTLTPDPHRNMFEGTGQLKELGFDELIEKLNKIKIGDELIHTSNGIVGIGNGDVKTELAVYFPQFKDEDVNGKIKMIGEGIQTGQTIDEEAIAAYSNRHIEWNETNKGFFEKPVILNVGRLAVLKGQMELLKAWANSKLSETHNLLIIGGDLERPSKEEEMVMEFFEDFLQRHPEFKDRFIHKGAMSNVDIRLLERDIIKRDFDYPHIYLCSSVKEEFGIAILEAMSIGFLTLGPIKGGVKSYMKNGENGFLIDTSNGETIAKETESHLYDPKIDKDAVKQIQAAGQKTVDENFSIQKISHEFVSFYLSLEGENENEV, from the coding sequence ATGAACGAATTTATTGAGTTCAGAAATCGTGTGTATGACAAGGAAAGTAACTATAATTATCCTCTTCAATTTTTAGATGAGTACATAAATAACAGCAAGGCGATAAACTCCGATGAACAAAGAGTGGTCGAGCAAATTCGAACGATCAAGCAACTAGAGCTGGACAAGCAGCTAGGTGAACATGAAGTAGACGAATTGCTGTCGTTTTTAGGAGAGCATCCAACGACAGACCGCTTTATCGCAGATGCGATTTTACATTTGTTCCATGATGACAACAAGCAACTAATAGAGAGAAAAATAAAAGACTTACTCGTAAACCAACAATACGATAGCCAAAAGCTTTATCATGTGTTGGATATTTGCATTGAATGTGGTCTCGATATGTTAAGCGATGACGATATCTTAGTGATGCTCGAGAAATACGAACTGGATGTAGAGATCGTTTCCATCTTGCTGGACTTTATCGATCGCTTTAACAGACAGGAATTTAAAGACGCGATTTACAAAATATTAGCCATGGATTACCCGGATGGCATCAAGATCCAAGGAATCAATGCATTAATGAATTTGTATCCAACGGAAACTATCGATCAGTCCTTTATGGAGGAGCATGTAAGAAACAAGAAAAACCAGGTGTTTATTGATAGCTATATGGACTTTCTCAAGAAAGACTTCACCTTTGAAAAGCCAGGCATTTCCATTTTACAGTCGATGTTCTATGGGGATTTTGAAGATAGCGGAAAAGGGAATAATGGCGGCTTAGCCGTATTATTAAAAGGCTTGGGTGAAGAGATCTCGAAAGACAGCCGCATAGCCCATGTATTTACGATTACGATTACCCAAGAATTGAACAAGCCCTTTATCAGCTCTCATGGAGATAAACACGTCTTTATCAGGTTGCCGATTTATTTGGACCAGTCTCGATCAGACAAGTTCATCAAAAGAGAGTTGTTTATCAAACGGCAGATAGCCAGTTATTTAAAACGGTCAGCAATAAAGCCCGACGTCTTTCATATCCGGTTTTTAGACAACGCGTCTAAAGCGGTGGCTCATTTAAGTGAGGAATTAAATGGCAAACTGGTCTTTACGCTAACGCCAGACCCGCACCGGAACATGTTTGAGGGAACGGGGCAGTTAAAAGAACTTGGTTTTGACGAGCTTATTGAAAAACTGAACAAGATCAAAATAGGGGATGAATTAATCCACACAAGCAATGGAATCGTTGGGATTGGGAATGGAGATGTGAAAACAGAACTTGCGGTTTATTTCCCTCAATTCAAAGATGAAGATGTAAATGGAAAAATTAAAATGATTGGTGAAGGCATACAAACAGGCCAAACCATTGATGAGGAAGCGATCGCTGCCTATTCCAACCGCCACATCGAATGGAATGAAACCAATAAAGGCTTTTTTGAAAAACCTGTCATCTTAAACGTCGGGAGATTGGCAGTGTTAAAAGGGCAGATGGAACTGTTAAAAGCGTGGGCAAACTCCAAGCTTTCGGAAACCCATAATCTGCTCATCATCGGTGGAGATTTGGAGCGGCCGAGTAAAGAAGAAGAAATGGTGATGGAGTTTTTCGAGGATTTCCTACAACGGCATCCCGAGTTCAAAGACAGGTTCATCCATAAAGGGGCCATGTCGAATGTGGATATCAGATTGCTTGAAAGGGATATTATCAAAAGAGACTTTGACTATCCCCATATCTATCTGTGCTCCAGCGTAAAAGAAGAGTTTGGCATCGCTATTTTAGAAGCGATGTCGATCGGCTTCCTGACTCTCGGTCCGATCAAAGGCGGAGTTAAGAGTTATATGAAGAACGGAGAAAATGGATTTTTGATCGACACCAGCAATGGCGAAACGATTGCCAAAGAAACGGAAAGCCATCTGTATGATCCTAAAATTGATAAAGACGCAGTGAAACAAATTCAAGCTGCAGGACAGAAAACAGTAGATGAAAACTTTTCCATTCAAAAGATTTCACACGAGTTCGTGTCATTTTATTTGTCTTTAGAAGGAGAAAACGAAAATGAAGTATAA
- a CDS encoding glycosyltransferase — protein sequence MKYKKIFVVSPPFYSHFNPLLVLAKSFQEQGAQVTVGCSIEFKEQILKENLAFYEIDISSNKNTGTSEDTVQPDTERMRLEEFFESTKKGAVETLITQSRHRKADMLYNPQELIDKIKTIDDSMDVDLYVVDILSYSVTLSLYFLGLPFVTFCPPHPNTIPRDGRYFNVPKSWPEAITVKEEDLKKLKQVSTQTQQEFTEVFNNIISENKSIKKIGNAFSLVSEIAVIYNYFDFNNIEKSEESPKELFIGNSFEAVALDEDWMEKIETKEQKIMISLGTFLSNRKDVLEKLILSARESHPDALLIVSAGSHAEELKKYSSPNTIIEGFIPQVALMQYVDTVVFHGGCNTLTEAMYHGKKMVILPFSSDQFNIAYDIEKNNLGRVLDPNNFSTEQLAQAFTELEESSKDNLLHWRNVSRERGADYAVKKILEIE from the coding sequence ATGAAGTATAAAAAAATCTTTGTCGTCAGTCCGCCATTTTACTCGCATTTTAATCCCTTGCTCGTATTAGCCAAAAGCTTTCAAGAACAGGGTGCACAAGTGACAGTTGGCTGCAGCATCGAATTCAAGGAACAAATCTTGAAAGAGAATTTGGCTTTTTATGAAATTGACATCAGTTCCAATAAAAATACAGGGACCAGTGAAGACACCGTGCAGCCGGATACGGAGAGAATGAGGTTGGAAGAATTCTTCGAGTCGACCAAAAAAGGGGCGGTGGAAACACTGATCACCCAGTCCCGCCACCGAAAAGCGGATATGCTTTATAATCCGCAAGAGCTGATTGATAAGATTAAGACGATAGATGATTCTATGGATGTTGACCTCTATGTGGTGGACATCTTATCGTATTCGGTTACGCTGAGCTTGTATTTCTTGGGGCTGCCTTTCGTGACGTTTTGCCCGCCTCATCCGAACACCATTCCAAGAGATGGACGGTATTTCAATGTACCGAAAAGCTGGCCAGAGGCGATAACGGTCAAGGAAGAAGATTTGAAGAAGTTAAAGCAAGTTTCCACCCAAACGCAACAGGAGTTTACTGAAGTCTTCAACAATATTATCAGTGAAAATAAATCGATTAAAAAAATCGGCAATGCGTTCAGCTTAGTCTCTGAAATCGCGGTGATCTACAATTATTTTGATTTCAACAATATCGAAAAAAGTGAAGAAAGCCCGAAAGAATTATTCATAGGGAATTCATTTGAAGCGGTTGCGTTAGATGAAGACTGGATGGAAAAGATAGAGACGAAAGAACAGAAAATCATGATCAGTTTAGGGACTTTTTTGTCGAATAGAAAAGACGTCCTGGAAAAACTCATCCTGTCGGCCAGGGAAAGCCATCCTGATGCGCTGTTGATCGTTTCGGCAGGCAGCCATGCGGAGGAACTCAAGAAGTACAGCTCGCCCAATACGATCATCGAAGGTTTTATTCCTCAAGTCGCGCTGATGCAGTATGTCGACACCGTGGTCTTTCACGGCGGCTGCAACACCTTGACTGAAGCGATGTACCATGGGAAAAAGATGGTCATCTTACCGTTCTCCAGCGATCAGTTCAATATTGCCTATGATATTGAGAAGAATAATTTGGGAAGAGTGCTGGACCCGAATAATTTCAGCACAGAACAATTGGCACAGGCGTTTACTGAGCTAGAAGAGAGTTCTAAAGACAATTTGCTGCATTGGCGCAACGTCTCAAGAGAACGAGGCGCGGATTATGCGGTGAAGAAAATATTGGAGATT